In a single window of the Acyrthosiphon pisum isolate AL4f chromosome X, pea_aphid_22Mar2018_4r6ur, whole genome shotgun sequence genome:
- the LOC100570688 gene encoding UDP-N-acetylglucosamine--peptide N-acetylglucosaminyltransferase 110 kDa subunit-like, whose protein sequence is MNSSSSDVFCPKYSDRNTDISYCRDLSKIDSLNYRHTIAIRPNFPDAYNNMGAIFKECGCLEQAKAYYKAAINFSCPNDHINAWLNLNDILKKQMNLNNAMTDNEEQ, encoded by the exons atgaatTCGTCATCATcc GATGTATTTTGTCCAAAATATTCAGACCGAAACACCGATATCAGTTATTGCAGAGATCTTAGCAAAATTGACtctttaaa TTATAGACATACAATAGCAATAAGGCCGAACTTTCCCGATGCATATAACAATATGGGGGCAATATTTAAAGAATGTGGCTGTCTCGAACAAGCCAAAGCATATTACAAAGCAGCAATCAATTTTAGTTGTCCGAACGACCATATCAATGCTTGGTTGAAtttgaatgatattttaaagaaaCAAATGAATCTTAATAATGCTATGACAGACAATGAAGAGCAATAG
- the LOC115033168 gene encoding uncharacterized protein LOC115033168 translates to MQHCYNRLPIPLLLIQSTNTDRDAVGRRPAAGWLLLSVLQLVCFTAGPASRRPVSTNYLFETTRRGPLSRHSKINIIVTPLPVHRRRSTGHHSSGITALGLVSSHSIAAPSVRRTLYLQGSTTKIHAVGIFHFFQSLDLDD, encoded by the exons ATGCAACACTGCTACAACAGGCTGCCAATACCGCTGTTATTGATCCAGTCTACCAACACCGACCGGGACGCCGTCGGGCGTCGACCAGCTGCAGGCTGGCTGCTACTCTCTGTTCTGCAGTTGGTCTGCTTCACTGCTGGTCCAGCGTCAAGGCGTCCAGTGTCAACCAACTACCTGTTCGAGACGACGCGCCGTGGACCTCTTTCCAGACATagcaaaatcaatattattgtcacaCCTTTGCCAGTGCATCGTCGCCGTTCCACTGGTCACCACTCGTCCGGAATAACCGCACTGGGACTTGTGTCTTCGCATTCGATTGCTGCTCCATCTGTCAGGCGTACACTGTATCTGCAGGGCTCTACCACGAAAATCCATGCTGTAGGTATTTTCCACTTTTTTCAAAG tttagatTTAGATGACTga
- the LOC100570594 gene encoding E3 SUMO-protein ligase pli1, which yields MAEEEPRKKINTYVINQIPRPTCDVEFIPLPFYNTIYTIMVKPVAIYYAPAYKPGLEQPQEHTSFDYEFKLPELIESMINEKKGNLQLQIRFGKELPGMSELSEGLPEPITFYINSHENIAKNSPIDYYCSAFELLNDTKNKITILWPHCKTPYYMMINIVEPIIIEDVVKRIQFNNKLCCTKQRAKAKIIAFLKNAKKKSDAEGCNMGTTLDLSLLCPITKLKMELPARSVKCSHLQCFDLRGLFSLNTIKPTWKCPICNVRILINELFLDSFLLDVLNTPSLPESCSKILFYKNGNWESYIEPKKEINDCNDDDSEPMLTN from the exons ATGGCTGAAGAAGAACcccgtaaaaaaattaatacttatgttATCAACCAAATACCCAGACCAACATGTGATGTAGAATTCATACCTCTACCATTTTACAacactatatatacaattatggtTAAACCGGTGGCTATTTATTATGCTCCAGCATATAAGCCTGGTTTGGAACAACCACAAG AACACACTTCATTTGATTATGAGTTTAAGTTGCCAGAATTAATTGAATCAatgataaacgaaaaaaaaggaaatttacAATTGCAGATCCGATTTGGAAAAGAGCTGCCAGGGATGAGTGAGCTGTCGGAAGGATTACCAGAACCAATAACGTTTTATATCAATTCGCACGAAAACATTGCAAAGAATAGccctattgattattattgcaGTGCCTTTGAATTATTGAATGATACTAAgaataaaatcacaatattatggcCTCATTGCAAAACACCATATTACATGATGATAAATATTGTAGAGCCAATAATAATTGAAGATGTGGTGAAACGCATACAGTTTAACAATAAACTATGTTGTACTAAACAAAGAGCAAAAGCTAAGATCATAGCATTTTTGAAGaatgccaaaaaaaaatctgaTGCAGAAGGTTGTAATATGGGGACGACTCTTGATTTATCTTTGCTGTGTCCaataaccaaattaaaaatggaaTTACCGGCAAGATCTGTAAAATGTAGTCATTTACAATGTTTTGATTTACGTGgattattttcattgaatacAATAAAACCAACATGGAAATGCCCTATTTGTAATGTACGCATTCtgattaatgaattatttttagattcattCCTTTTGGATGTTCTCAACACCCCATCTCTTCCTGAAAGTTGctctaaaatattgttttataaaaatggcAACTGGGAATCATATATAGAACCAAAGAAAGAAATAAATGATTGTAATGACGATGATTCAGAACCAATGTTGACCAATTAG